The following coding sequences are from one Plasmodium coatneyi strain Hackeri chromosome 11, complete sequence window:
- a CDS encoding Cytoplasmic tRNA 2-thiolation protein 1 — MVDGGGYTKPPCEQCGEKNVCMMKPSNRKKLCRDCFTEGFEEDVHATIVKKNMFHEKDKICIAVSGGKDSSVLAHVLVHIKKKYNYKWDLFLLAIDEGIKGYRDDSLKIVYMLREKYNLPLKVLKFEDIFTYTMDTVVSFIGKKNNCTVCGVFRRQAMERGALLFNATKLVTGHNADDLAETILMNMCRGDLEKLAKGVDTMSEMKIEISQVEKEKGGSCCGGECTRGEASIERGTDNPDALIEASPATHVELAPPEEEHPFFLPRLKPLMWCYEKEIVLYAFYKKLDYFSTECTYSPNSFRGNLRSFIKDLEMINPQFILNIIHSSEFFYHNSSRRKVLQVCERCGVYTSNPVCKACLIVEGLRNYKDNSFLYANTKKKKNGERRRIPIQYDPGVAAQNAKRDNNANVGPGAEASA, encoded by the coding sequence ATGGTGGATGGGGGGGGGTACACCAAGCCGCCCTGCGAACAGTGCGGGGAGAAAAATGTCTGCATGATGAAACCCTCCAACCGGAAAAAACTCTGCAGGGACTGCTTCACCGAGGGCTTCGAAGAAGACGTACACGCTACAAttgtaaagaaaaacatgtttcatgaaaaggacaaaatttgCATTGCCGTGTCGGGTGGCAAGGACTCTAGCGTGTTAGCACATGTTCTtgttcacataaaaaaaaagtacaactaCAAGTGGGATCTATTCCTGTTGGCCATCGATGAGGGCATAAAAGGTTACCGTGATGATTCGCtaaaaattgtatatatgttgcGGGAGAAGTACAATTTACCCCTTAAGGTGTTAAAGTTCGAGGATATTTTCACCTACACCATGGACACCGTTGTTAGTTTTATcgggaaaaagaacaactgcACCGTTTGCGGTGTTTTTCGGAGACAGGCAATGGAGAGGGGTGCACTACTATTTAATGCCACCAAGCTGGTGACGGGGCATAATGCAGACGACTTGGCAGAGACGATTCTTATGAACATGTGCAGGGGCGACCTGGAGAAACTGGCCAAGGGGGTGGACACGATGTCGGAAATGAAGATAGAAATATCAcaagtggaaaaggaaaagggggggtcaTGCTGCGGCGGCGAGTGCACGCGGGGAGAAGCCTCAATAGAACGTGGAACGGACAATCCAGATGCCCTAATAGAAGCTTCACCTGCCACCCATGTGGAGTTGGCCCCACCGGAAGAGGAACATCCGTTTTTCCTGCCCCGACTGAAGCCCCTCATGTGGTGTTATGAAAAGGAAATCGTCCTATACGCATTTTACAAAAAGCTGGACTACTTCAGCACGGAGTGCACCTACTCCCCCAACTCATTCCGCGGAAACTTACGGAGCTTCATAAAAGACCTAGAAATGATTAACCCGCAGTTCATACTTAACATAATTCACTCgtctgaatttttttatcacaacagcagcaggagGAAGGTGCTTCAGGTGTGCGAGCGCTGTGGAGTGTACACGTCCAACCCGGTCTGCAAAGCTTGCCTCATCGTGGAGGGGCTGCGAAATTATAAAGACAACTCTTTTCTGTACGCCAatacgaagaagaagaagaatgggGAGAGGCGCCGCATCCCCATACAGTACGACCCGGGGGTAGCTGCGCAAAATGCCAAGCGTGATAACAATGCCAATGTAGGGCCGGGTGCGGAAGCTTCTGCTTAA
- a CDS encoding Eukaryotic translation initiation factor 3 subunit L, whose translation MADYGEGEHATGSHMLVSFEEEVETFLINLHDFVYHRNAEAIKKLFDTDFYAISEIYFKNIRWPSIKLVDIFYKQKNRFHNLIHSLYEELYYRHVFIINDVTLEDRKNSWDNYKCLLNFISSICSDSSGDTSDNVLVMPNVWIHEFLSEYLYQYQSMCHFKLKLLKNPEENKEGIDFLVKHSDVFESSIVLEVLHSLLLKGEFTTLSEEERSIFVHNVFHVSNEELTSRYQFSYFACCVLLKAYVLMGDYYTALKIISYIELSHKALYWKVTLCHINIFYHIAFCYMMLRRYNDSIKVLSQILIYLSKQKIHLSNQQRYEQSQIHKLIDKMYLIVIICHSLSNTRLDETVLQNIKESYSGKFYSLLQTTNEQAYADLFYKVAPKFIDPLSNISFQLLANFENVQNQTYNSDPMTTQLNIFLKDVSYQKKAFHFISYSKLYHNIQLKKLRSLMNYGEQRRLAAEQKDGQTKGVLNNHVGDAKNGEIPPNEEDVSADIMCVKNSGRQLVWKEGPLYKGELVTSVFGSSFDFYIDMDILNIKMRAQQKIFIDYFVHQINMCKNLSNNLQGTGAPHAYKAKYENFRRKHKGKGRPKA comes from the coding sequence ATGGCTGACTACGGGGAGGGTGAACACGCCACGGGCAGCCACATGCTCGTGAGCTTCGAGGAGGAAGTAGAGACGTTCCTGATAAACCTACACGACTTCGTATACCACCGAAACGCAGAAGCGATAAAGAAGCTGTTCGACACGGACTTCTACGCCATATCGGAGATCTACTTCAAGAACATCCGTTGGCCTTCCATAAAATTGGtggatattttttacaaacagAAGAATCGTTTCCACAATTTGATTCACTCGCTTTATGAGGAGCTGTATTACAGACATGTGTTCATAATAAATGACGTAACGTTGGAGGATAGAAAGAATTCCTGGGATAATTACAAATGTCTGTTGAATTTTATTTCAAGCATATGTTCGGATTCATCTGGAGATACGAGTGACAACGTGTTGGTGATGCCAAACGTGTGGATCCATGAATTCCTCTCTGAGTACCTTTATCAGTATCAATCCATGTGCCACTTCAAGCTAAAATTGTTGAAAAATCcagaggaaaataaagaaggaatagacTTTTTGGTAAAACATTCCGACGTGTTTGAAAGCAGCATCGTGTTGGAAGTGTTACATAGTCTGTTGTTGAAGGGGGAATTTACCACCCTTtcggaggaggaaagaagcatCTTCGTGCATAACGTTTTTCACGTTAGCAATGAGGAGCTAACCAGTAGATACCAGTTTTCTTACTTCGCCTGCTGTGTTCTACTAAAAGCATATGTCCTCATGGGAGATTACTACACAGcgttaaaaataatatcgTATATAGAGTTGAGTCACAAGGCACTCTACTGGAAGGTGACCTTATGTCACATAAACATTTTCTACCACATTGCATTTTGCTATATGATGTTACGACGGTACAACGATAGCATTAAGGTCCTGTCGCAAATATTGATTTATCTGTCGAAGCAGAAAATTCACTTGTCCAACCAGCAGAGGTATGAACAGAGTCAAATCCATAAGCTAATAGATAAGATGTACCTTATTGTAATTATTTGCCACTCGTTAAGTAATACTAGACTGGATGAAACGGTGTTACAAAATATTAAGGAAAGTTATTCAGGGAAGTTTTATTCTCTTTTGCAGACAACCAATGAACAGGCTTATGCAGACCTCTTCTACAAAGTCGCCCCTAAATTTATCGACCCCCTTTCCAACATCAGCTTCCAACTTTTGGCAAATTTTGAAAACGTACAAAATCAGACTTACAATTCGGACCCTATGACGACGCAgcttaatatttttttaaaagacgTTTCCTACCAGAAGAAGgcttttcactttatttccTACTCGAAGTTGTATCATAACATTCAGTTGAAAAAGTTGAGAAGCCTCATGAATTATGGCGAACAGAGACGTCTTGCGGCAGAACAGAAGGATGGACAAACGAAGGGAGTCCTAAACAACCACGTAGGGGATgccaaaaatggggaaatccCACCTAATGAGGAAGATGTCTCTGCAGATATTATGTGCGTGAAGAACTCCGGAAGGCAACTGGTCTGGAAAGAGGGACCCCTATACAAAGGTGAATTAGTCACCTCTGTGTTTGGCTCCTCCTTCGATTTCTACATCGATATGGATATTCTAAACATTAAGATGAGGGCACAACAGAAGATCTTCATCGATTACTTTGTGCACCAAATaaacatgtgcaaaaatCTCAGCAACAATTTGCAGGGCACAGGTGCACCACATGCGTATAAGGCCAAGTATGAAAACTTCAGGCGCAAGCACAAGGGCAAGGGCCGCCCCAAGGCGTGA
- a CDS encoding Nucleolar GTP-binding protein 1 has translation MKESSLYRFKDIKPVVNAKELVDVVLSRTQRKTPTEIHKGFKITRIRNFYMRKVKMCQELFREKLQTIINDFPKLDDIHPFYSDLANILYDRDHYKLALGQCSYAVKSVKRICQDYIKLLKFSSSLYKCKMLKISALGRMCKMVKKLQPSLVYLEEVRQNLTRLPSINPHKKTILLAGAPNVGKSSFINIVSRANVEVQPYSFTTTNLYVGHFDHKLNRFQVIDTPGLLDRSLENRNTIEMTTITALAHINGVILFIIDISEECGMSIKEQVNLFHSIRTLFRNKSVVIGFNKIDKTNLDSLSVDNKMLIKQIIDDAKVPVKFCSFSTLTGVGVEEAKEVACDMLKSDQAAEFQLDRENLLNAKLGERRVNQERAPFIPESVIRERQERKEREEREKAAKDEEAMQGNKADAENTADADGNTLAEQTVPLTMREAKLKKKNKSRQSYLSNRKDDRVLQIDLQNERGGAGVYSVDVRSVYDIKEEHKYDVIPEIYNGKNISDFVDLDIEQKLLELEKEEQELFDQDAEIDPMWFKTKKILERMALRLKGLKLSAKLNEEKQPLYHKKNKTIDEMGKKLDTLKLDKEKVLKSMTERARRKGTLNGTAKNNGSSKGSAKSLLNAQKVKKDICKKKQIKDNMYGDPTKKSKIFQSTSTELQRRKAYKLNKAAYRKIEKGTKGEADRSIPAKKPRHLFSGKRSIGKTSRR, from the coding sequence atgaaggaatccAGCCTGTACCGGTTCAAGGACATCAAGCCGGTGGTGAACGCGAAGGAGTTGGTGGACGTGGTGCTCTCCAGGACGCAGAGGAAAACGCCCACGGAAATCCATAAGGGATTTAAAATAACGAGGATAAGGAACTTTTACATGAGGAAGGTGAAAATGTGCCAGGAGCTCTTCCGAGAAAAGTTACAAACCATAATAAATGACTTCCCCAAGTTGGACGATATacatcctttttattctgaTCTGGCCAATATCCTATACGACAGGGACCACTACAAGTTAGCCTTGGGACAATGTAGCTATGCAGTGAAGTCGGTAAAACGCATCTGTCAGGattatattaaattgttAAAGTTCAGTTCTTCTCTGTACAAATGCAAGATGCTAAAAATTAGTGCGCTCGGACGTATgtgcaaaatggtgaagaagtTACAACCCAGTTTAGTTTACTTAGAAGAAGTGAGACAGAACTTAACCCGGCTCCCATCCATAAACCCTCATAAGAAAACCATCCTCTTAGCTGGTGCACCCAATGTAGGAAAGTCCTCCTTCATTAATATCGTCTCTAGAGCAAATGTAGAGGTGCAACCATATTCCTTTACGACGACAAATTTATACGTAGGTCATTTCGACCATAAGTTGAATAGGTTCCAAGTTATCGACACGCCAGGATTGCTAGATCGATCTCTAGAAAATAGAAACACCATAGAAATGACCACCATCACTGCGTTAGCGCACATTAACGGAGTTATCCTTTTTATTATAGATATTAGTGAAGAATGTGGGATGTCCATTAAGGAGCAGGTTAATCTTTTTCACTCTATTAGAACTCTCTTTCGGAACAAGTCTGTTGTCATTGGGtttaacaaaattgacaaaacGAATTTGGACAGTCTCTCTGTGGATAATAAAATGCTCATAAAACAAATTATCGACGATGCTAAGGTGCCCGTGAAGTTTTGTTCCTTCAGTACACTGACCGGGGTCGGTGTGGAGGAAGCAAAGGAGGTTGCTTGTGATATGCTGAAAAGTGACCAGGCTGCCGAATTTCAACTGGATCGAGAAAATCTACTCAATGCAAAGTTGGGTGAGCGCAGGGTCAACCAGGAACGGGCGCCCTTCATTCCGGAGTCAGTCATAAGGGAGAGGCAGGAGAGGAAAGAGCGGGAAGAACGGGAGAAAGCAGCGAAGGATGAGGAAGCAATGCAGGGTAACAAGGCAGACGCCGAGAATACGGCTGATGCAGATGGAAACACCCTTGCTGAACAGACCGTCCCCCTCACCATGCGCGAAGCAAagctgaaaaagaaaaataaatccaGGCAGAGCTACCTGAGCAACCGCAAGGATGACCGAGTCTTGCAAATCGACCTGCAAAACGAACGCGGAGGCGCAGGGGTCTACTCCGTCGACGTGAGAAGCGTGTACGACATAAAGGAGGAGCACAAATATGATGTAATCCCCGAAATATacaacggaaaaaatatcagCGATTTTGTCGACTTGGATATAGAACAGAAGTTACTCGAgttggaaaaggaagaacaggaactGTTCGATCAAGACGCAGAGATCGACCCCATGTGGtttaaaacgaaaaaaattttggagcGCATGGCCCTCCGACTGAAGGGACTGAAACTCAGTGCCAAATTGAATGAAGAGAAGCAACCACTGTATcacaagaaaaacaaaacaattGACGAGATGGGCAAAAAATTGGATACCCTCAAATTGGACAAGGAGAAGGTACTCAAAAGTATGACCGAGCGGGCCAGAAGAAAGGGCACACTAAACGGAACCGCCAAGAATAATGGTTCCTCCAAGGGATCTGCAAAGAGCCTCCTCAACGCGcagaaggtgaaaaaggacATTTgcaagaagaaacaaattaaGGATAACATGTATGGAGACCCAACGAAGAAGTCCAAGATTTTCCAGAGCACATCGACCGAGTTGCAGAGGAGAAAGGCATACAAACTGAACAAAGCTGCGTACAGGAAAATCGAAAAGGGAACAAAGGGCGAAGCGGACCGCTCCATCCCGGCGAAGAAGCCGCGACATTTGTTTTCGGGAAAGAGGTCCATAGGTAAAACCTCCAGGCGCTAA
- a CDS encoding Membrane protein encodes MRVGHFSFVRLFLLLSLLVQRLPVQKQQQSSIPPWRYPDEGDDHQPRNAFAHVSNQMKGTCDFSTAPLNVSSSENDIVPLLGGGDAPLGDAPLNGDRPDERVQHCVQFTKGMEVLTFVCPKRNTEDYVGVEVRPMDCFETVRMPNGNSKKLSNVLKGVQLENRDTDLLSIRKVFIPPTIYRNVIFECTCDNSLTFWNNRMGARGIMRVHLRKNILFGCDFDHTVGEESLEDVTNALPVGGDATGGASADWSFWRNFGPTAEELAEKNKTAFSQFYTEGEVKDAKEKGIVCNVKITKREVYLGLVCPPGYEMYPSNCFERVLYKDSIVRMSELIKHHATFHVDSNRRMSFATFTLNRNENPAGFTCLCVRVDVPEAPPLQANFVYNNYESFGFHFGLLYWLVVLLLLIHTSSYNSMQFPVMRVVKASLWGQLLVWWLTTPVDGFTHTCDFNDELTLEFDDQQMANRERICTLKPDVLDKVVIKCGSEKNKYELLPNNCFEQVYTSKSMRNAQHLVQYLHGAAAIVKRKQNQYNNSRERRNYDDVFFRVPPNMDNERKAVYCLCQNKAKIRVRKKSGHIYDKDIFNTGIVEVVIPTLPQRIIGCDFTENTSPLFTKGYDVNFYKKVENNENEDDVICRVRATEGKFIGFKCPANYSIEPEECFLQGFNLSGKKEPLQTKVNLKELVMDHYNKVFYARVPDRIYQNMHFFCACVLEQKRLVAHFEFIATSGDGISMSEAGGMNVLQGRSAGTVATGMGFLLLLLSGVLYFML; translated from the exons ATGAGGGTCGGCCACTTTTCCTTCGTTcgacttttccttttgctgAGTTTGTTGGTGCAGCGCCTTCCCGTgcagaagcagcagcagAGTTCCATTCCACCGTGGAGGTACCCCGATGAAGGGGACGACCACCAACCCCGGAACGCCTTCGCCCACGTGAGCAACCAGATGAAAGGAACGTGTGATTTTTCGACAGCGCCCCTAAATGTGTCCAGCAGTGAGAATGACATAGTGCCTCTGCTAGGTGGAGGTGACGCCCCGTTGGGTGACGCCCCTCTCAATGGTGATCGCCCCGATGAACGAGTACAACACTGTGTGCAGTTTACGAAAGGAATGGAAGTGCTCACGTTCGTGTGCCCCAAAAGGAACACTGAGGATTACGTCGGAGTGGAAGTCAGACCAATGGACTGCTTCGAGACAGTTCGTATGCCAAACGGGAAtagcaaaaaattaagtaaCGTGTTGAAAGGAGTCCAGCTGGAAAATAGAGACACGGACTTGCTAAGCATCAGGAAGGTTTTCATCCCACCGACCATTTATAGAAATGTTATTTTCGAGTGCACATGTGATAACAGCCTAACCTTTTGGAATAACAGAATGGGTGCCAGGGGTATAATGCGTGTTCACCTTAGGAAGAACATCCTCTTTGGCTGCGATTTCGACCACACAGTGGGTGAAGAATCTTTAGAAGATGTAACGAACGCACTACCTGTAGGAGGAGACGCTACCGGAGGGGCGTCCGCTGATTGGTCCTTCTGGCGGAACTTCGGTCCTACTGCAGAGGAACttgcagaaaaaaacaaaacggcCTTCTCCCAATTTTATACTGAAGGAGAAGTGAAAGACGCGAAAGAGAAGGGCATCGTTTGTAACGTGAAAATAACAAAGAGGGAAGTCTACCTGGGGTTGGTATGCCCCCCCGGATATGAAATGTATCCGTCTAATTGTTTCGAGAGAGTGCTATACAAGGATAGCATAGTGCGGATGAGTGAGTTAATTAAACACCATGCTACGTTTCATGTGGATAGCAACAGGAGGATGTCTTTTGCGACTTTTACGCTAAACAGGAATGAGAACCCAGCTGGGTTCACCTGCCTCTGTGTTCGCGTGGATGTCCCGGAGGCGCCTCCCCTACAGGCAAACTTTGTTTACAACAATTATGAATCCTTTGGATTTCACTTCGGTTTGCTTTACTGGTTGGTGGTGCTGCTTCTGTTG ATTCATACCTCTTCGTATAACTCCATGCAATTCCCCGTCATGCGCGTGGTGAAGGCCTCCCTGTGGGGGCAGCTGCTCGTCTGGTGGTTAACCACTCCGGTGGACGGATTCACACACACGTGTGACTTCAACGACGAGCTAACCCTCGAGTTTGACGATCAGCAAATGGCCAATAGAGAAAGAATCTGTACCCTAAAACCAGACGTGCTAGATAAGGTAGTCATAAAATGTGGGTccgaaaaaaacaaatacgAGTTGTTGCCAAATAACTGTTTCGAACAAGTGTATACATCCAAGTCGATGAGAAATGCACAACACTTGGTGCAGTATCTTCATGGAGCTGCAGCCATTGTGAAGAGGAAACAAAACCAATATAACAACTCAAGGGAGAGAAGAAACTACGATGATGTATTTTTTCGAGTGCCACCAAACATGGATAACGAACGAAAGGCAGTCTACTGCCTATGCCAGAATAAAGCCAAAATAAGGGtccgaaaaaaaagtggacatATATACGATAAGGATATTTTCAACACCGGTATTGTGGAAGTTGTAATTCCTACTCTTCCCCAAAGGATTATCGGCTGTGACTTTACTGAGAACACATCTCCCTTGTTTACCAAAGGGTATGACGtgaatttttacaaaaaagtagaaaacaATGAAAACGAAGATGACGTCATTTGTAGGGTTAGAGCGACGGAAGGGAAATTCATTGGCTTTAAATGTCCAGCTAACTATAGCATCGAACCTGAGGAATGCTTCCTACAAGGATTTAACCTCAGTGGCAAGAAGGAACCACTTCAGACCAAGGTTAACCTGAAAGAACTAGTTATGGATCATTACAACAAAGTCTTCTATGCTCGTGTTCCCGACAGGATATACCAAAATATGCACTTCTTTTGTGCATGCGTTTTGGAGCAAAAGAGATTGGTTGCCCACTTTGAGTTTATTGCCACTTCAGGTGATGGAATTAGTATGAGTGAAGCGGGTGGGATGAACGTTTTGCAGGGCCGCAGTGCTGGGACTGTAGCCACTGGAATGGGTTTCCTCCTGCTTCTGCTCTCTGGAGTCCTTTACTTTATGTTGTAG